The Bos indicus x Bos taurus breed Angus x Brahman F1 hybrid chromosome 3, Bos_hybrid_MaternalHap_v2.0, whole genome shotgun sequence genome includes a window with the following:
- the LOC113886755 gene encoding cornulin-like, with amino-acid sequence MPQLLRNINGIIEAFRRYARMEGDCAVLERGELKRLLEKEFADVIVKPHDPATVDEVLRLLDEDDTGTVEFKEFLVLVFKVAQACFETLSEGPEGVCGSQESGRGAPAATQEPGAGQRSSTAVGRPGNRQGPAGSSDSQSEQASRGPGGPGPQTQGQDISCAQVSHQDRQSESQRQEGVSQSTQARGHVEQAQRMREDKSSQTRERGTERQLQASNQDRAHQTSETITGTITQTRTSATQAVEQDRSHQTGSASTQPRESTRGTETHSQTAETRPQTQIHTHTTEQDRSHQTGSTSTQPRESTRGTETHSQTSQVVTGGHVQAETRPQTQIHTHTTEQDRSHQTGSTSTQPRESTRGTETHSQDGNQTSQVVTGGHVQAETRPQTQIHTHTTEQDRSHQTGSTSTQPQESTRGTETHSQDGRQTSQVVTGGHIQAETRSQTQTHTHTTEQDRSHQTGSASTQPRESTRGTEAHSQDGRQTSQVVTGGHIQAETRSQTQIHTHTLEQDRSHQTGSTSTQPQESTRGTEAHSQSGRQTSQVVTGHIQTQTRSQTQTVEQNRSQQTGSTSTQPRESTRGTETHSQDRNQTSQVVTGGHVQAETRPQTQTHIRTTEQDRSHQTGSASTQPRESTRGTETHSQTAETRPQTQIHTHTTEQDRSHQTGSVSTQPQESTRGTETHSQDRYQTRQVVTGGHIQTQGGAPQAMEQDRGQITRHTGAGEQGQPQRQSGSSQRQTQVSNCEAGETVLGGQAQTGASTVTGRQDRSSTHPPSSATGGQGERDPTVVHQEWVDDHTRETVIRRQDQGSLHASVPSAQGREAAPPDGKRGLTARGLYSYFKSSKP; translated from the exons ATGCCGCAGTTACTTCGAAACATTAATGGGATCATCGAAGCCTTCAGGCGCTATGCCAGGATGGAGGGCGATTGCGCAGTGCTGGAAAGAGGGGAGCTCAAAAGGCTCCTGGAGAAAGAGTTCGCTGATGTCATCGTG AAACCCCATGATCCGGCCACTGTGGATGAAGTCCTGCGCCTGCTGGACGAAGATGACACAGGGACAGTGGAATTCAAGGAATTCTTGGTCTTAGTGTTCAAAGTCGCCCAGGCCTGTTTCGAGACACTGAGTGAGGGTCCTGAGGGAGTATGTGGATCTCAGGAGTCTGGCCGTGGTGCCCCTGCAGCCACCCAAGAGCCAGGGGCAGGACAGAGAAGCAGCACTGCAGTGGGAAGGCCTGGGAACAGACAAGGCCCGGCAGGGAGCAGCGACTCACAGAGTGAGCAGGCTTCCAGGGGGCCAGGAGGGCCTGGGCCTCAGACCCAGGGTCAGGACATCAGCTGTGCTCAGGTCAGTCACCAAGACAGGCAGTCTGAGTCCCAGAGACAGGAGGGAGTGAGCCAGTCTACACAAGCAAGGGGCCACGTGGAGCAGGCCCAGAGAATGCGAGAAGACAAGAGTTCTCAGACCAGAGAGAGGGGGACAGAGAGACAGCTGCAGGCCAGCAACCAGGACAGAGCCCACCAGACAAGTGAGACCATCACTGGAACCATAACTCAGACCCGGACAAGTGCCACTCAGGCAGTGGAGCAGGACAGGAGCCATCAGACAGGAAGCGCCAGCACCCAGCCACGGGAGTCCACCAGAGGGACTGAGACCCACAGTCAGACAGCAGAGACAAGGCCACAAACCCAGATACACACTCATACTACGGAGCAGGACAGGAGCCATCAGACAGGAAGCACCAGCACCCAGCCACGGGAGTCCACCAGAGGGACTGAGACCCACAGTCAGACAAGCCAAGTGGTGACAGGAGGACACGTTCAGGCAGAGACAAGGCCACAAACCCAGATACACACTCATACCACAGAGCAGGACAGGAGCCATCAGACAGGAAGCACTAGCACCCAGCCACGGGAGTCCACCAGAGGGACTGAGACCCACAGTCAAGACGGGAACCAGACAAGCCAAGTGGTGACAGGAGGACACGTTCAGGCAGAGACAAGGCCACAAACCCAGATACACACTCATACCACGGAGCAGGACAGGAGCCATCAGACAGGAAGCACCAGCACCCAGCCACAGGAGTCCACCAGAGGGACTGAGACCCACAGTCAAGATGGGAGGCAGACAAGCCAAGTGGTGACAGGAGGACACATTCAGGCAGAGACAAGGTCACAAACCCAGACACACACTCATACCACGGAGCAGGACAGGAGTCATCAGACAGGAAGTGCCAGCACCCAGCCACGGGAGTCCACCAGAGGGACTGAGGCCCACAGTCAAGATGGGAGACAGACAAGCCAAGTGGTGACAGGAGGACACATTCAGGCAGAGACAAGGTCACAAACCCAGATACACACTCATACCTTGGAGCAGGACAGGAGCCATCAGACAGGAAGCACCAGCACCCAGCCACAGGAGTCCACCAGAGGGACTGAGGCCCACAGTCAGAGTGGGAGGCAGACAAGCCAAGTGGTGACAGGACACATTCAGACACAGACAAGGTCACAAACCCAGacagtggaacaaaataggagCCAGCAGACTGGAAGCACCAGCACCCAGCCACGGGAGTCCACCAGAGGGACTGAGACCCACAGTCAAGACAGGAACCAGACAAGCCAAGTGGTGACAGGAGGACACGTTCAGGCAGAGACAAGGCCACAAACCCAGACACACATTCGTACCACGGAGCAGGACAGGAGCCATCAGACAGGAAGCGCCAGCACCCAGCCACGGGAGTCCACCAGAGGGACTGAGACCCACAGTCAGACAGCAGAGACAAGGCCACAAACCCAGATACACACTCATACCACGGAGCAGGACAGGAGCCATCAGACAGGAAGTGTCAGCACGCAACCACAGGAGTCCACCAGAGGGACTGAGACTCACAGTCAAGACAGGTATCAGACAAGGCAGGTTGTGACAGGAGGACACATTCAGACACAGGGAGGTGCCCCCCAGGCCATGGAACAGGACAGGGGCCAGATTACAAGGCACACCGGGGCAGGAGAACAGGGCCAGCCCCAGAGGCAGTCAGGCAGTAGTCAAAGACAGACACAGGTGAGCAATTGCGAGGCAGGAGAGACAGTGCTGGGAGGGCAGGCCCAGACTGGGGCGAGCACTGTGACGGGCAGGCAGGACAGAAGCAGTACTCACCCACCGTCCAGTGCGACAGGAGGCCAGGGAGAAAGAGATCCCACTGTGGTTCATCAGGAGTGGGTTGATGACCACACGAGGGAGACAGTGATCCGAAGGCAGGACCAGGGCAGCCTACACGCTAGTGTCCCTTCAGCACAAGGCCGGGAGGCAGCCCCGCCAGACGGGAAGCGAGGACTCACAGCCAGGGGACTGTATTCCTACTTCAAAAGCAGCAAGCCATGA